A single Salmo trutta chromosome 14, fSalTru1.1, whole genome shotgun sequence DNA region contains:
- the tmem178a gene encoding transmembrane protein 178A isoform X2, with translation MQRHRVLAIVNKHTTSQLSEHEMQILSSQPHTPHPHSERSNTGIADRCTTVKYHFSQPIRLRNIPLNLTRTIQQDEWHLLHLRRITAGFLGMAAAVLLCGSIVATVGFFWEESLTQHVSGLLFLMAGIFCTISLCTYAASVSYDLSRNPPFIYGLPGDVDHGYGWSIFCAWVSLGLTVASGCLCTTYPFFSQTKALHSKTARESSV, from the exons ATGCAAAGGCACAGAGTGTTGGCTATTGTAAATAAACACACAACCTCCCAACTCTCTGAGCATGAGATGCAGATACTCAGCTCGCAGCCTCACACGCCTCATCCTCACAGTGAGAGATCAAACACAG GTATTGCGGACCGATGCACAACTGTCAAGTACCATTTCTCTCAGCCTATTCGGCTTCGAAACATCCCGCTCAACCTGACGAGAACCATTCAGCAAGATGAATGGCATCTCTTAC atcTGCGGCGAATCACGGCGGGGTTCCTTGGGATGGCGGCTGCCGTTTTGCTGTGTGGCAGCATTGTGGCCACAGTGGGCTTCTTTTGGGAGGAGAGCCTCACCCAGCACGTCTCCGGCCTGCTCTTCCTCATGGCAG GGATCTTCTGCACCATCTCCTTGTGCACCTACGCCGCCAGCGTCTCCTACGACCTCTCCCGGAACCCACCCTTCATCTATGGACTGCCCGGCGACGTGGACCATGGCTACGGCTGGTCCATCTTCTGCGCCTGGGTCAGCCTGGGACTGACCGTGGCATCGGGCTGCCTCTGCACCACCTACCCCTTCTTCAGCCAAACCAAGGCCCTGCACTCCAAAACCGCCCGGGAGTCCTCGGTATGA
- the tmem178a gene encoding transmembrane protein 178A isoform X3: protein MAAAVLLCGSIVATVGFFWEESLTQHVSGLLFLMAGIFCTISLCTYAASVSYDLSRNPPFIYGLPGDVDHGYGWSIFCAWVSLGLTVASGCLCTTYPFFSQTKALHSKTARESSV, encoded by the exons ATGGCGGCTGCCGTTTTGCTGTGTGGCAGCATTGTGGCCACAGTGGGCTTCTTTTGGGAGGAGAGCCTCACCCAGCACGTCTCCGGCCTGCTCTTCCTCATGGCAG GGATCTTCTGCACCATCTCCTTGTGCACCTACGCCGCCAGCGTCTCCTACGACCTCTCCCGGAACCCACCCTTCATCTATGGACTGCCCGGCGACGTGGACCATGGCTACGGCTGGTCCATCTTCTGCGCCTGGGTCAGCCTGGGACTGACCGTGGCATCGGGCTGCCTCTGCACCACCTACCCCTTCTTCAGCCAAACCAAGGCCCTGCACTCCAAAACCGCCCGGGAGTCCTCGGTATGA